The following coding sequences lie in one Mucilaginibacter sp. KACC 22773 genomic window:
- a CDS encoding PorP/SprF family type IX secretion system membrane protein, translating into MRVLLKGYVLGLLMLLFVSVAVAQDHMYSQFFNSPVYLNPALNGQFQGDLRMNLIYRNQFTSVPGGFNYLTASVDYNIPQFGGGVGLIFTRGNEGTAGLTKNNIAGIYSYSVGSDDFVLSFGVQAGVTNRSVDYGKLVFSDQIDPRLGYIPGSPTNAESPRFDSRFYFDSGAGINLALSDFNIGGALQHINRPNESFTGTPAKLPMRGTAHISYRWDLNKDENLDEDEKSFFIPSVVFYKQSTAQSINMGLQYKRHNLNAGLWVRTAGSGGPSAITFSLIFDLFLNKESGEKFRLGVSHDAPISGLNYSNTSGTTEGSIGYETTLPSRVDTYHKFEGARRCYDFY; encoded by the coding sequence ATGCGCGTTTTGCTTAAAGGATATGTTTTAGGGTTGTTAATGCTGTTGTTTGTTAGCGTGGCCGTTGCCCAGGATCATATGTACTCTCAGTTTTTTAATTCGCCCGTGTATCTTAACCCTGCATTAAACGGGCAATTCCAGGGCGATTTGCGGATGAACCTTATTTATCGCAATCAATTTACATCGGTGCCTGGCGGGTTTAACTATCTTACAGCATCGGTAGATTATAATATTCCGCAATTTGGCGGCGGGGTTGGTTTGATATTTACCCGGGGTAATGAGGGTACTGCCGGGCTTACAAAAAACAATATAGCCGGTATTTACTCCTATAGTGTTGGTTCCGATGATTTTGTATTATCGTTTGGCGTGCAGGCAGGGGTAACTAACCGCTCGGTTGATTATGGCAAACTGGTATTCAGCGACCAGATTGACCCACGTTTAGGGTACATCCCCGGATCGCCAACAAATGCCGAGTCGCCAAGATTCGACAGCCGGTTCTACTTTGATTCAGGCGCGGGTATAAACCTTGCTTTAAGCGATTTTAATATTGGCGGTGCATTGCAGCATATTAACCGGCCCAATGAATCATTTACGGGTACGCCCGCAAAATTACCTATGCGCGGTACGGCACATATAAGCTATAGATGGGATCTTAACAAGGATGAAAATCTTGATGAGGACGAAAAATCTTTTTTTATTCCATCAGTTGTTTTTTATAAACAATCAACGGCACAATCAATAAATATGGGGCTACAGTATAAAAGACATAACCTTAATGCCGGTTTATGGGTGCGTACTGCCGGATCGGGCGGGCCATCTGCAATCACTTTTTCGTTAATATTTGATCTGTTTTTAAACAAAGAGAGCGGAGAAAAATTCAGGTTGGGGGTAAGCCATGATGCGCCAATTTCGGGTCTTAATTATAGCAATACCAGCGGCACAACCGAAGGAAGTATTGGTTATGAAACCACCTTGCCCTCCCGTGTGGATACCTATCATAAATTTGAAGGGGCAAGGCGCTGTTATGATTTTTATTAA
- a CDS encoding PKD domain-containing protein — MNKIFTTNLFFFALFNLVAFSALAQTITIGNVDTGPYAPGSTISVPIQVTGSCIDPANTYNLYLSNASGSFTSQKLIGKFTGNYATFVNGIIPAGTIPGTGYLVRVAATKPSVTSTSSAAISIVAGAGTVAALNSQSIDANYPEVFGTCSGSGNSSYNFINTSTTGATVTASFYNELSQVTEASNVNFTNNGNFTAKAANYTISVKAVLGGITGTYTYTLVNNLVNNSFGVEGSTTACLGSGATNLTYNIDPNVIKSNYPGLLYNVSWGDGTPSVSYTYCQILAAGGKVSHQYVKASCGNIVKGQNNSFEVKLQLASPFCGNVGTPVASYAKVIAPPINLPVVPVAACVNTAVKFVNNSFPGDDPNSTSASCTNSKARYTWLVDGVTKQVNYKLSDAFIYTFTTTGTHTVTLQLQNNTGSCAVADVTQDICIQEAPVPTFSLPVNSGCIPLTVTPVNTSKIDSNCNNTNKYVWTVTGPAPVAYANGTNANSQTPQFLFNKTGVYNIKLAISTVSCGLITDANTQTVVVDDVPTATLSKDTVFCGTNSTLKFDNNINSATKVTFSGSAQNTGATYKWTVTGGAFSFINNTTDVSQYPVIKFNDFAKYTVTVTNTNVCGAPATSSQHLQFIAAPTVTAGTYPAVCAGTPISLNGASNNPSIKMRWAGGTGTFTDRNLAQTVYTPSSAEIKAGKVTLLFQGITTLAAPCDTITDPTTIVINKADSITSKNTVTSCAGKSLGYTITATKPATTFTWAVDASKTSATAGGYTVSGSGSFINDVLTNSDLNGNATVTYNIISTSQGCVSGVFVLTVTIPPAIATPSFTKDNSTACGNMLVKFTNTSKPINSVFLWDFGDGSTDTGTNPQHIFLAKTDGRDTVYHISLSIVSNCNIAPPYLDSVRISPQKPIARLIPDRVEGCSPFIVTGKNSSPGKNLQYTYYLYDGPLMLESKVYTDKSDFKFDTPLNTTRTKQYTIFMVAQNYCGNTDTTLKRTITVSAPTITPDMFFLNNKNSGCAPLNLTFVNNSSGGDTFYYTIYDDKYAVVTNVAAGTDNLPYVFTKPGLYYVTITASSACSSGNESSKSTNRVMVYDIPKAGFAASDTTGCRNVTASFTNSTYADPNTQPIALSYTWYYGDGATATGFTPPPHTYNYKNSPYTVKLVALNPLTGCTDSLVKKDYIKVTSPPGTAFTANPDTVTSIPNYQFQFVDQTTGTPANWMWDFGDGTVSALGNPIHTYADTGKYKVTLVTSTKDFCDSAVTHYVRITGIPGELYLPNAFMPTSGTTELRKFAAKGSGIRQWHLQIFNGFGQLIWETTKLSAPKGTPVDGDGWDGTFKGVPVEQGVYVWQASATFINGSEWKGMSYNNSLPKRTGVVHLIR; from the coding sequence ATGAATAAAATATTTACTACAAATTTATTTTTTTTTGCTTTATTTAATTTAGTTGCTTTTTCGGCCTTAGCGCAAACTATAACTATTGGCAATGTAGATACCGGCCCCTATGCGCCAGGGTCGACAATAAGCGTTCCCATCCAGGTAACGGGTTCATGCATCGATCCTGCTAATACCTACAATCTTTACCTTTCAAATGCCAGCGGTAGTTTCACGTCGCAAAAACTAATTGGCAAGTTCACGGGCAACTATGCTACTTTTGTAAATGGCATAATACCAGCCGGCACCATTCCCGGCACCGGTTATTTGGTTAGAGTAGCCGCTACCAAACCATCGGTTACAAGCACGTCATCAGCTGCCATATCAATTGTTGCCGGCGCAGGCACTGTTGCAGCGTTAAATTCGCAATCGATAGATGCCAATTATCCCGAAGTGTTTGGCACTTGTTCGGGGTCGGGCAATTCTTCTTATAATTTTATAAATACATCAACTACAGGCGCCACAGTTACCGCAAGCTTTTACAACGAGCTTTCGCAGGTGACTGAAGCATCCAATGTTAATTTTACCAATAATGGTAATTTTACAGCCAAAGCTGCTAATTACACAATTAGCGTAAAAGCTGTTTTAGGAGGCATTACAGGTACCTATACTTATACCCTGGTCAATAACCTGGTTAACAACAGCTTCGGGGTTGAGGGTAGCACAACGGCCTGCCTTGGCAGCGGGGCTACCAATTTAACGTACAACATCGACCCGAATGTTATAAAAAGCAACTATCCCGGGTTGCTTTATAATGTTTCCTGGGGCGATGGTACGCCATCGGTATCTTATACCTATTGCCAGATACTTGCTGCCGGCGGCAAAGTTTCTCACCAATATGTTAAGGCATCATGCGGAAACATAGTTAAAGGCCAAAACAATTCATTTGAAGTAAAACTGCAATTAGCAAGCCCGTTTTGCGGCAATGTAGGCACCCCCGTTGCCAGTTACGCAAAAGTTATAGCGCCGCCAATTAACCTGCCGGTTGTGCCGGTGGCCGCCTGTGTAAATACTGCGGTTAAATTTGTAAACAATTCTTTTCCGGGCGACGACCCCAACAGTACGTCGGCAAGTTGTACAAACAGCAAAGCCCGGTATACGTGGCTTGTTGACGGCGTAACCAAACAAGTTAATTACAAACTATCTGATGCTTTCATTTATACTTTTACAACCACCGGTACGCATACAGTAACCTTGCAACTGCAAAACAACACAGGCTCATGCGCCGTTGCCGATGTTACGCAGGATATTTGTATCCAGGAGGCTCCTGTGCCGACCTTTTCGCTGCCTGTTAATTCGGGTTGCATCCCCCTTACGGTTACTCCTGTAAACACATCAAAAATTGACTCAAACTGTAATAATACCAATAAATATGTGTGGACGGTTACCGGTCCAGCACCCGTAGCTTATGCAAACGGCACAAATGCAAACAGCCAAACGCCACAGTTTTTGTTTAATAAAACAGGTGTTTACAATATTAAACTGGCAATCTCGACGGTAAGTTGCGGGCTGATAACCGATGCTAACACACAAACGGTTGTGGTTGATGATGTGCCCACAGCCACATTATCAAAAGATACTGTGTTTTGCGGAACAAATAGTACTCTTAAATTTGATAATAACATTAACAGTGCTACCAAAGTAACATTTTCCGGATCGGCACAAAACACCGGTGCAACCTACAAATGGACGGTAACCGGCGGGGCATTTTCTTTTATTAATAATACTACCGACGTTTCACAATATCCGGTCATAAAATTTAACGATTTTGCCAAGTATACCGTTACCGTAACAAATACCAACGTTTGCGGGGCACCGGCCACCAGCAGCCAGCATTTACAATTTATAGCAGCGCCAACAGTTACCGCCGGCACCTACCCTGCCGTTTGCGCCGGGACACCCATAAGTTTGAATGGTGCGTCAAATAATCCTTCAATAAAAATGCGCTGGGCCGGCGGTACCGGCACCTTTACCGACCGAAATTTGGCGCAGACAGTTTATACACCTTCATCCGCCGAAATAAAGGCGGGCAAGGTTACTCTCCTTTTTCAGGGGATAACAACCCTGGCCGCACCCTGCGATACCATAACCGATCCAACAACCATCGTCATCAATAAAGCCGATTCAATTACAAGTAAAAATACAGTTACGTCCTGTGCAGGAAAATCGCTTGGTTATACTATTACAGCAACGAAACCTGCAACAACGTTTACGTGGGCAGTTGATGCATCAAAAACCAGCGCAACTGCTGGTGGTTACACGGTAAGTGGCAGCGGCAGCTTTATAAACGATGTTTTAACCAACAGCGATTTAAACGGAAATGCGACTGTAACGTATAATATTATATCAACCAGCCAGGGCTGTGTTAGCGGTGTATTTGTACTTACAGTAACTATCCCCCCGGCTATTGCTACCCCATCGTTTACCAAGGATAACAGCACAGCGTGCGGTAATATGCTGGTTAAGTTCACCAATACATCCAAACCAATAAACAGTGTTTTTTTATGGGATTTTGGCGACGGCTCAACAGATACAGGGACCAATCCCCAACACATATTTTTGGCAAAAACAGACGGTCGGGATACTGTTTATCACATCAGTTTAAGCATTGTAAGCAATTGCAATATAGCCCCTCCTTACCTCGATTCGGTAAGAATAAGCCCACAAAAACCAATTGCAAGGCTAATTCCTGATAGAGTTGAAGGTTGCTCGCCTTTTATTGTAACAGGCAAAAACTCATCGCCCGGTAAAAACTTACAGTACACCTACTACCTGTATGACGGGCCGCTGATGCTGGAATCAAAAGTATATACCGATAAAAGCGATTTTAAGTTTGATACGCCATTAAATACCACCCGTACAAAGCAGTACACCATATTTATGGTTGCCCAAAATTACTGTGGCAATACCGATACCACGCTCAAACGTACCATAACGGTATCGGCCCCAACTATTACGCCGGATATGTTTTTTCTGAATAATAAAAACAGCGGGTGTGCACCTTTAAATTTAACGTTTGTAAATAATTCATCAGGCGGCGATACATTTTATTACACCATTTATGATGATAAATACGCCGTAGTAACCAATGTAGCAGCCGGTACCGATAACCTGCCTTATGTATTTACAAAACCAGGCCTGTATTATGTAACCATAACCGCTTCAAGTGCATGTTCGTCGGGCAATGAATCATCCAAATCAACAAACCGGGTTATGGTATATGATATACCCAAAGCCGGCTTTGCAGCATCAGATACCACGGGCTGCCGAAATGTTACCGCGTCGTTTACAAATTCTACCTACGCCGATCCTAACACACAGCCGATAGCCCTATCCTATACCTGGTATTACGGAGATGGGGCTACAGCCACCGGATTTACGCCACCACCACATACCTACAATTATAAAAATTCGCCTTACACCGTTAAACTTGTGGCCCTTAACCCATTAACAGGCTGTACAGACAGTTTGGTAAAAAAAGATTATATAAAAGTTACGTCGCCACCGGGCACTGCTTTTACCGCCAATCCCGATACTGTCACCAGCATACCAAATTACCAGTTTCAGTTTGTTGACCAAACTACCGGAACGCCGGCCAATTGGATGTGGGATTTTGGAGACGGAACTGTAAGCGCCCTTGGTAACCCAATCCATACTTATGCAGATACGGGAAAATATAAGGTAACGCTGGTAACCAGCACTAAAGATTTTTGCGATAGCGCAGTAACACACTATGTACGCATAACTGGTATTCCCGGCGAACTGTATTTGCCTAACGCCTTTATGCCTACCAGCGGTACCACCGAACTAAGAAAGTTTGCGGCCAAAGGATCGGGTATTAGGCAATGGCACCTGCAAATATTTAATGGCTTTGGCCAGTTAATTTGGGAAACCACGAAACTATCGGCCCCTAAAGGCACCCCGGTTGATGGCGATGGCTGGGACGGTACTTTTAAAGGAGTACCCGTAGAGCAGGGCGTTTACGTGTGGCAGGCTTCGGCAACATTTATAAACGGCAGCGAGTGGAAAGGAATGTCGTACAATAATTCATTACCCAAACGAACGGGTGTTGTTCATTTAATAAGATAA
- a CDS encoding nucleoside recognition domain-containing protein, whose amino-acid sequence MALNYIWIAFFLIAFVVALIKLIFFGDVEAFKLLVDGIFNSSKSSVMDIALPLIGAMAFWLGILNVGEKAGAINFLSRLVGPFFSRLFPDVPKKHPAVGQMLMNFSANLLGLDNAATPLGLKAMGSLQELNKDKESASNAQIMFLVLHTSGLQMLPVTIIAQRAILNAKDPADIFLPCVIATYVATVVGLLIVAIKQKINLWDKVIIAWLGGVTAFITIVVWYFTKYLTNEEISIVSKVVSNFLLFFIPVVFIVGGLIKKINVFDVFVEGAKSGFETSVKIIPYLVAMLVGISVFRSCGALDYMNEGLRWVCIKANLDTRFVDAMPVAYMKPLSGSGSKAMMIDVMKTFGPDSFAGRLGSVFNGSADTTFYIVALYFGTVGIKKSRYAIPAGLFADAAGIIAAIFISYLFFGNLK is encoded by the coding sequence ATGGCCCTTAATTATATCTGGATAGCATTTTTTTTGATCGCTTTTGTTGTAGCACTCATTAAGCTTATTTTTTTTGGCGACGTAGAGGCTTTTAAATTGCTTGTCGACGGTATTTTCAATTCGTCAAAATCATCGGTAATGGATATTGCCTTACCATTGATTGGCGCTATGGCCTTTTGGCTGGGTATATTAAATGTGGGCGAAAAGGCAGGCGCCATAAATTTTCTATCGCGGCTGGTAGGGCCGTTTTTTAGCCGCCTGTTTCCTGATGTACCTAAAAAGCATCCGGCTGTTGGTCAAATGCTCATGAATTTCTCGGCCAATTTACTTGGGCTTGATAATGCGGCCACCCCGCTGGGTTTAAAAGCTATGGGGAGCCTGCAGGAGTTAAATAAAGATAAGGAATCGGCTTCAAACGCACAGATCATGTTCCTGGTGCTGCATACTTCGGGCCTGCAAATGTTGCCGGTTACTATCATAGCGCAACGTGCCATTTTAAATGCCAAAGATCCTGCAGATATATTTTTACCATGCGTTATAGCAACCTACGTAGCAACGGTTGTTGGTTTATTAATTGTAGCTATAAAACAAAAGATAAACCTTTGGGATAAGGTTATCATTGCCTGGCTGGGCGGGGTAACCGCTTTTATTACGATAGTGGTATGGTATTTTACAAAGTACTTAACTAACGAAGAAATAAGTATAGTATCTAAAGTAGTTAGTAACTTTTTATTGTTTTTTATCCCGGTAGTATTTATCGTAGGCGGATTGATAAAAAAAATAAATGTATTTGATGTTTTTGTAGAAGGAGCAAAAAGCGGATTTGAAACATCGGTAAAGATAATCCCTTACCTGGTGGCAATGTTAGTAGGTATTAGCGTGTTTCGTAGTTGCGGTGCGCTGGATTATATGAACGAGGGTTTGCGTTGGGTTTGTATAAAGGCCAACCTTGACACCCGGTTTGTAGATGCAATGCCCGTAGCCTACATGAAACCGCTCAGCGGATCTGGTTCAAAAGCAATGATGATAGATGTAATGAAAACCTTTGGCCCCGATAGTTTTGCAGGCCGCCTGGGTAGTGTATTCAACGGTTCGGCCGATACTACGTTCTATATAGTTGCCTTATATTTTGGTACCGTGGGGATAAAAAAATCACGGTACGCCATACCCGCCGGCTTATTTGCCGATGCAGCCGGTATCATAGCTGCAATATTCATCTCTTATTTATTTTTTGGAAATTTAAAGTAA